The Solidesulfovibrio sp. DNA window CGGTAGTAGTGTGGGGCGCAGGTGGCTTTCAAGTGCATGTTCGTGGTCTTGCGGAAGTCGTAGAACCAGTTGAGCACTTCCTCGTACTGCCTGGCCGTGATGATCTCGGCCCCGAGCTCGGCCGCGCGGCCGGTTGGCACGAGCAGGAAGATGTGCCAGGCGGCGGCGCCGAGTGTTTCGGCAAGCTGGAAAATTTCCTTGAAATTTCCCATGTTGTGCTTGGTCACCGTGGTGTTGATCTGGAATTCCACCCCGGCGGACTTGAGGTATTCGATGCCGCGAAGCGCCCCTTCGAAGGCGCCGGGCACGCCGCGAAAGGCGTCGTGGTCGGCGGCGTTCGGGGCATCGATGGAAATGGAGCAGCGGGCGATGCCCGAGGCGTGGATCTCCCGGGCGTTTTCGGCGGTGATGAGCGTGCCGTTGGGGGCCATGACGCAGCGCAGGTCGCGGCTGCGGGCGTGGCGCACAAGCTCGAAGATGTCCGGGCGCAGCAGCGGCTCGCCGCCGGTGAAGATGATGATGGGGTTGCCGGTTTGGGGAAAGGTGTCGATGAGCGCCTTGGCCTCGGCGGTGTCGAACTCGCCCGGCCAGGGGTCGAGGCAGGCCTCGGCCCGGCAGTGCTTGCAGGCCAGGTTGCAGGCCCGGGTGACCTCCCAGGCGACAAGGCGCAGGGGCGGCATGCCGCCGGGGCCGGTTTGCCCGTGCGGAGCGCCATGGGGGTGGCCGCCGGGATGGCCGTGGGGATGACCGGAAGGCTGGCCGCCGGGATGGCCGGGGCCCTTGCCGTGGGGATGCTGCATAGGGGGTTTCGCGGGCGGGGCCGACGCACGGCCGACGCCCCCTCCTTGGGCTTGATGTGACGCGCGGCCGACGCCAAACGCCGACCGCGCGGTCTGTCCGCTATACTGGCTGGCGGGGGGAGTGGCAAGGCGTGGCTACTTGAGCCAGGGCAGCACCTTCTCGGCGAAATAGGTGATGATCATGTCCGCGCCGGCCCGCTTGATGCCGGTGAGCGCCTCCAGGATGGCCCGCTTCTCGTCGAGCCAGCCGTTGGCGATGGCCGCTTGCAGCATGGCGTACTCGCCGCTGACCTGGTAGGCGGCAATCGGCGTGTCGAAGCTGTCGCGCAGCAGCCGCACCACGTCGAGATAGGGCATGGCCGGCTTGACCATGAGGATGTCGGCGCCCTCGGCCAGGTCCGCCGCCGCCTCGCGCAAGCCCTCGCGCACGTTGGCCGGGTCCATCTGGTAGCCTTTGCGGTCGCCAAACGCCGGGGCGCTCTCGGCCGCCTCGCGGAAGGGGCCGTAGAAGGCCGAGGCGTATTTCACGGCATAGGACATGACGGGGAGATGGGAAAAGCCGGCCTCGTCCAGGGCGGCCCGGATGGCCCCCACCCGGCCGTCCATCATGTCCGAGGGGGCGATGATGTCCGCCCCGGCCCGGGCATGGCTCACGGCCGTCTTGGCCAGAAGCTCCAGGGTGGCGTCGTTTTTGACCTCGCCGTGGCCGTCGAGCAGGCCGCAGTGCCCGTGGCTGGTGTATTCGCACAGGCACACGTCCGTGACCACGGCCAGCTCCGGATAGGTTTCCTTGAGCCGCACCACGGCCCGCTGGACGATGCCGTCGTCGGCGTAGGCGCCGGTGCCGGCCGGGTCCTTTTTCTCGGGCAGGCCGAAAAGGATCACCGAGCGCAGGCCGTCGCCCATGGCCCGGCCCACCCGGGCGACCAGGCGCTCCACGGACAGCTGGGACTGGCCGGGCATGGACCCCAGGGGCTTTTCGAAGTCCCGCTCGGGCGTATCCACCACGAAATAGCCCTGGATGAGGTCGGCGGGGCGCAGTTCGGTCTCGCGGACCATGTCGCGCAAAAAGGCCGTGCGCCGCAGCCGGCGGCCGCGATGAAACTCGCCGAAAGCCATGGGAAACCTCGCTTGCTGGCGTTTGCTCAGTTCTTGCGGGCCGGAAAGAACGCGCCCACGATGTCGTCGATCTGGGACTGGCCCTGCTCGGCCAGTTCCCCGAGCCGGGCCGGGTCGAGCCGCAGCACGTCCCAGGCCGCCGGCTCCAGGGGAGGGACCATCACCGAGGCCGGCGGGGTGTGCCCCAGGGCCACGGCCATGATGTCGGCCAGGTGCAGGATGGCCGCCTCGACGTCGCCCGGGCAGGCCGAGGGGGTGTGGTGGCAGGAGACCGTGGCCACCAGGGCCTCGGGAAATTTCCAGGCCTTGAGCAACAGGCCGCCGATGAGGGGATGGGAAAAGCCCAGGACCTCGGTCTCGGCCAGGCACAGGGGCGTCATGTTGGCCTTGGCGTAGTAGATGGCTTCCACGGCGGCGTGGGGAAGCTTCTTGAAAATCACCAGCCGGCCGATGTCGTGGAGCACGCCGGCCACGAACAGGCGCTCGGAGCCGTTCTGGGCCACGGCCGCGCCGAGCAGCCGGGCATAGACCCCCACGGCCATGGAGTGCTCCCAGAACGTGCGCATGTTGATCAGTTCCGGGGGGATGTCCTTGAAGGCGTTCATGGCCGAGATGCCCAGGGCCAGGGTGGAGACTTCCTGGCTGCCGAGCACCATGACCGCCCGGCTGATGGAGTCCACGCGGTGGGGCAGGCCGTAGAAGGGGCTGTTGACGAGTTTGAGCAGCTTGGCCGTCAGGCTCGTGTCCTTGCCGATGACGTCGGCCACCTGGGCGGCGGAACTGACGGGCGAATCCAGGACCTGGCGGATCTTGAAATAGATGTCCGGGAAGGAGGCCAGCTTGACCTCGCTGTCCACGAGGTCCTCGACCCCGCCTTCCGCGCGGAAAAAGAGGTCGCCCATGGACTCGGCCCGGGGATTGGGGGCGACGTCGGGCAGGATGGGCTCGCCGGCGGCCAGGGCGCGGGCCTGGAGCATGACGGCCGCCTCGAACAGGGCGGCCAGGGCCGGATGGGACAGGTCGCCGGCCAGGAACCGCCGGGCCACGTGGGCGGCGCTTTCCTTGAGCAGGACCTCGTCGATTTCGGCCGCGCCGGCGTCCTCGACGCCTTCGTCGATGTCCGCCCCGGGCACGCCGCGCTTGCGCAGGCTGGAAATGAGGCTGTCGGTGAGGGTCATGCCCTTGGGCAACAGCATCTTGCCGTCGGAGCCCAGAAGGTCCGACGCCAGCACCATGCCCGGTTCGAGCGCATCAACGGAGAGCCTGCCCACGGTCCGATCCTTCGCGCGCCACCGCGTGTTCAAGGCTGCGTCGCTTCCATTGTTTCCTATTCCTTTTCCCCGGCCATGGTCAACTGGCGGGAAGGCTTTACACCGTCTCGGCCCGGGAGTATGACGCCCGCCGAACGTCAATCGCCATGGGCAACGCACCGGGGGGAAGCAGGAAATGAGCGCAGGCGCGGCATCGCTGGCTAAGGTCACGGATCTCAAAACCATCGTGGAGGCCGGGACCAGCCCGGTCATGGACGACACGGCCAAACTGGCCGTGGCCGTCGAGGCCCTGGCGGCCATCGCCGGTGAAAACGACCTGACCTGCCTGCGGGCGCTGTTCCGCATGCGCCGCCGGGCCGAAGTGGCCCTGGCCCGCATCCGGGGCGTGCGCGACGACCAGCACACCCTTTTCTAACCTCCCTTCCCAAAAGACGAAAAGGGCCGCGAGCATCCGCCCGCGGCCCTTTTTCCCGTCAACCGGCCCGGCTATTCGTCTGGCCGGATCTCGTCGTCGGTCAGGTAGCAGGCCGGGTCGGGCGCCCAGACGTCGCCGCTTACGGCCTCGGCCCGGGCCCGGAAGTTGCCGCCGCAGATGGCCAGGTAGCGGCAGCCGGCGCAGCGCCCGGTGACGTAACGCTTCTTGTCCTTGAGCTTGGCCAACAGTTCGATGTCCGGGTCGTCCCAGATCTGGGAAAACGGCCGCTCCCGCACGTTGCCGAAGACGTGGTTGCGCCAGAA harbors:
- a CDS encoding HDOD domain-containing protein, whose protein sequence is MGRLSVDALEPGMVLASDLLGSDGKMLLPKGMTLTDSLISSLRKRGVPGADIDEGVEDAGAAEIDEVLLKESAAHVARRFLAGDLSHPALAALFEAAVMLQARALAAGEPILPDVAPNPRAESMGDLFFRAEGGVEDLVDSEVKLASFPDIYFKIRQVLDSPVSSAAQVADVIGKDTSLTAKLLKLVNSPFYGLPHRVDSISRAVMVLGSQEVSTLALGISAMNAFKDIPPELINMRTFWEHSMAVGVYARLLGAAVAQNGSERLFVAGVLHDIGRLVIFKKLPHAAVEAIYYAKANMTPLCLAETEVLGFSHPLIGGLLLKAWKFPEALVATVSCHHTPSACPGDVEAAILHLADIMAVALGHTPPASVMVPPLEPAAWDVLRLDPARLGELAEQGQSQIDDIVGAFFPARKN
- the ahbD gene encoding heme b synthase gives rise to the protein MQHPHGKGPGHPGGQPSGHPHGHPGGHPHGAPHGQTGPGGMPPLRLVAWEVTRACNLACKHCRAEACLDPWPGEFDTAEAKALIDTFPQTGNPIIIFTGGEPLLRPDIFELVRHARSRDLRCVMAPNGTLITAENAREIHASGIARCSISIDAPNAADHDAFRGVPGAFEGALRGIEYLKSAGVEFQINTTVTKHNMGNFKEIFQLAETLGAAAWHIFLLVPTGRAAELGAEIITARQYEEVLNWFYDFRKTTNMHLKATCAPHYYRIMRQRAKAEGVSVTPDTFGMDAMTRGCLGGTGFCFISAVGQVQPCGYLDLDCGNVRKTPFPEIWRASPQFLQFRNKEEYKGKCGVCEYHRVCGGCRARAQTMSGDYMAPEPLCDYTPAKAGPGGDGA
- the hemB gene encoding porphobilinogen synthase; translation: MAFGEFHRGRRLRRTAFLRDMVRETELRPADLIQGYFVVDTPERDFEKPLGSMPGQSQLSVERLVARVGRAMGDGLRSVILFGLPEKKDPAGTGAYADDGIVQRAVVRLKETYPELAVVTDVCLCEYTSHGHCGLLDGHGEVKNDATLELLAKTAVSHARAGADIIAPSDMMDGRVGAIRAALDEAGFSHLPVMSYAVKYASAFYGPFREAAESAPAFGDRKGYQMDPANVREGLREAAADLAEGADILMVKPAMPYLDVVRLLRDSFDTPIAAYQVSGEYAMLQAAIANGWLDEKRAILEALTGIKRAGADMIITYFAEKVLPWLK